The nucleotide window GCAGCGTCCGGTCCTGCCTGGCATGCGTGTCGAACCCGTTGAGCGAAAAAGCGGCGATGCGGCTCTCCTGCCGCAACCGCTCGGCGGCAAAGCGCACGATGCTGCCGACGCGGTCGGCCTCCCGCGTCGGCTGCATGTTGTCCTGCATCGCATTCATCATCGCGCCGGCGTCCAGGTCCTCGCCGCCGGTCATCTCCATCACCTCGGCCCGCGACAGCGCGATCGCCTCGTCGATCGAGTCGCGAAAGAGCGGATCGTCATGCATCACCCGCTCCAGCAGGCGCTGCGCCTGCGGGCTCAGCGCCAGCGCCGCCTCGGGCGACCAGTTCGCCACGGGCGCATTGCCCGTCAGCAACAGCATGTCCTCGCGTCCCACCGCATAGGCCGTCTCGCGGGTGATGCCGGGCATGGCCTGCAGCATCCGGTTCAACCACCCGTCCCGGGCGTGGCCCGCCGCATCCGGTCCGGTCCCGGCTTCCAGGATGTCCTGCCCGTCGAAATGGCTCCGCTTGTCGCGGTACGGGGTCGACACCGCATGGGCAAAGCCCAGTTCCCCTTTCTCCCAGAGCGGCATCAGGCCCGACAGCGCCGGGTGCAGGCCGAAAAACCCGTCCAGGTCGGGGCCCGCCTCCGGGATGCCGTCGCGCAGTCCCGCAAAGCCGGGATCGCCCAGCGGGCGCACCGCATCCAGCCCGTCCATCGCGCCGCGCAGGATGATCACCACCAGCCGTGCATCCCACGGCCCGCTGGCCATCGTCACCGGCGTTACCAGGGGGCTGGCCGCCAGCGAACAGCCCAGCGCCAGGCTCCGGCTCATGAAGGCACGGCGTGAAGTGACTGTCATCTGCAGTTCTCCCTAGAATCTCTGGAACGCGGGCGAAGCAAGGATCAGCCCGATCCCCTCGGCCCGCGTCTCGGCGGCCCGGGCGGCAAAGCGGACCGCCTCCGGCACCTCCGGCCCCAGGGCCGTTTCGACGAACTCTCGCGGGTCCGGCAGCAGGCGCATCATCCGGAACGGCACGCTCATGCCCCATTGCAGCCGCGCCGCCATGCGCTGCGGCGTGATCCAGGCGGCATCCGCCTCGGGCCAGCCGTCCGGTCCGGGCGGCGCGCCCCAGGTCTGGCCCATCAACGTCATCGGGTTCATGATATGACGCATGATCGCACGGGGTTTGGCCGGAAGATGCCGGGGCGTGATATCCAGCGCCCGCAGGCCCGACGTGACGAAATCCATCGGCTGCTTCACGTTGCCCGCGCCCTCGGACCAGGCCGCGGGATGCTCCAGCATGGCCGCGTAGACCGGCATCAGCTGCCCGTTCTGCGCGCGGTACGCCTCGGCCATCGCCGCAATCATCCCGGCATCCGGCGTGTCGCCGCAGAAATGCACCGCCAGTTTCCGCGCCAGGTGCGTCGCGGTCGCCGGATGCGCCGCCAGGTCCTCCAGCGCGTCCATCACGCGATTCAGGCTGGGCTCCTCGCTGCCATAGTCCCGGCCCATGAATGCCAGCGGCCCCGGCTCGGCATATCTCGCACGAAAGACAAACCCCTTTTCTCGCCGATAGCCAAGCCCGGTCAACACCTGCGCAAGCTGTCGCACGTCGACCTGGCCATAGGGGCCATCCACGCCCAGCGTATGCAGTTCCAGCATTTCCCGCGCCAGGTTCTCGTTCAGGCCAAGCTCCCGGCCGCGCGTCGTCACGACGGCGCTGTTCGGACCGACCGATCGCGTCTGGTCGAGATAGAGCAGCATCAGCGGATGCGTCGCCGCCGCCTTCAACATGTCCGCGAACCGCCCGGCCACATGCGGCCGGATCGCATCCTCGACATAGCCTGCCTGGCCAAATCGCGGCGGCCCGCCCTTGCCGCGCGCGGTAAAGTGATCGGCCCAGAATGCCACCAGG belongs to Roseovarius sp. THAF27 and includes:
- a CDS encoding DUF1501 domain-containing protein — its product is MTVTSRRAFMSRSLALGCSLAASPLVTPVTMASGPWDARLVVIILRGAMDGLDAVRPLGDPGFAGLRDGIPEAGPDLDGFFGLHPALSGLMPLWEKGELGFAHAVSTPYRDKRSHFDGQDILEAGTGPDAAGHARDGWLNRMLQAMPGITRETAYAVGREDMLLLTGNAPVANWSPEAALALSPQAQRLLERVMHDDPLFRDSIDEAIALSRAEVMEMTGGEDLDAGAMMNAMQDNMQPTREADRVGSIVRFAAERLRQESRIAAFSLNGFDTHARQDRTLPRALDPLQEAVLTLRQELGDVWDKTAVLALTEFGRTARWNGSGGTDHGTAGAMLLAGGAVRGGRVLADWPGLSEADLYQRRDLMPTRDVRAFAGWAMRDLFGMDRSVIERTIFPGLELGSDPKLTL
- a CDS encoding DUF1800 family protein codes for the protein MPFDPARAAIRFGCGLSPSVAAPETPDAMLALLAGPDKAAAAFPTPGFEAVRKVHVAVVDARRRIRDAETQEARDAAAQERAALVRDLRSEAAGWFRQTVLRRVTTEDGLRERLVAFWADHFTARGKGGPPRFGQAGYVEDAIRPHVAGRFADMLKAAATHPLMLLYLDQTRSVGPNSAVVTTRGRELGLNENLAREMLELHTLGVDGPYGQVDVRQLAQVLTGLGYRREKGFVFRARYAEPGPLAFMGRDYGSEEPSLNRVMDALEDLAAHPATATHLARKLAVHFCGDTPDAGMIAAMAEAYRAQNGQLMPVYAAMLEHPAAWSEGAGNVKQPMDFVTSGLRALDITPRHLPAKPRAIMRHIMNPMTLMGQTWGAPPGPDGWPEADAAWITPQRMAARLQWGMSVPFRMMRLLPDPREFVETALGPEVPEAVRFAARAAETRAEGIGLILASPAFQRF